A DNA window from Chryseobacterium sp. MEBOG06 contains the following coding sequences:
- a CDS encoding DUF5777 family beta-barrel protein, whose protein sequence is MTKTLLFLSILSSGLVFAQEDLLKGIDTVKTSTENSQPAFKALQIVTGQSTKLAAKKEWYIIVAHRFGDISAGFKDFFGLDHASTKLGVIYGISDAVSVSLSRETNLKTFEGAVKYRLVRQSDNFPVDIVGYNVMATNTELSKDAYPYLKFSDRLSYLTQALISRRFSDKLSLQLTPSYVHKNLYEPSIENKNQFLAGLGGRYKISKRISVNAEYFVNFDDHSFYKNPLSLGVDIETGGHVFQLLLTNSQINSDIGYLTNAAGNWGKGHIFFGFNLYRVF, encoded by the coding sequence ATGACAAAAACTCTCTTATTTTTGTCGATACTTTCATCAGGTCTTGTCTTCGCACAGGAAGATCTGCTGAAAGGTATTGACACGGTGAAAACCAGCACAGAAAATTCGCAGCCTGCTTTCAAAGCACTTCAGATTGTTACAGGACAGTCTACGAAATTGGCAGCTAAAAAAGAATGGTATATTATTGTTGCCCACAGATTCGGAGATATAAGTGCCGGATTTAAAGACTTTTTTGGCCTGGATCATGCTTCAACCAAGCTGGGGGTTATCTATGGTATTTCGGATGCTGTCTCAGTGAGTCTGTCCAGAGAAACCAACCTGAAAACCTTTGAAGGAGCAGTGAAATACAGACTGGTAAGGCAAAGTGATAACTTTCCGGTAGATATTGTAGGTTACAATGTAATGGCAACCAATACTGAGCTGAGCAAAGATGCCTATCCCTACCTTAAATTCAGTGACAGGCTTTCTTACCTTACACAGGCATTGATCTCAAGAAGATTCAGTGATAAACTTTCATTACAGCTTACCCCTTCTTACGTTCATAAAAATCTTTATGAGCCCTCTATTGAAAATAAAAATCAGTTTTTGGCAGGCCTTGGAGGTCGCTATAAAATTTCAAAAAGAATTTCTGTAAATGCAGAATACTTTGTGAATTTTGATGATCACAGTTTTTATAAAAATCCTTTATCATTAGGAGTGGATATAGAAACCGGGGGACATGTTTTCCAGCTTTTACTTACAAATTCCCAGATCAATTCTGACATCGGATACCTTACCAATGCGGCAGGAAATTGGGGAAAAGGACATATTTTCTTTGGGTTTAATCTTTATAGAGTTTTTTAA
- a CDS encoding Crp/Fnr family transcriptional regulator: MIDNSFVVSKFGFLGADFLSELEKHAVIIDIKAKTEIIREGQKNKFVPFLIKGSIKVFTLNDGRELIYYYIKPKDSCLMTFSSILTDYISRVYAVAEEDSKALLIPVSVIHEWLIRFPEINKVFYHEYDRRFSEVMNMVNDAVFHRLDKRVLNYIKQQISSTGNNPVKLTHREIASSLGTSREVVSRVMKKIENEGEILQTKSGIKVPVNENVRIG, encoded by the coding sequence ATGATTGATAACTCATTCGTGGTAAGTAAATTTGGGTTTTTAGGGGCTGATTTCTTGTCTGAACTTGAAAAACACGCTGTTATAATAGATATAAAAGCAAAAACTGAAATTATAAGGGAAGGACAGAAAAATAAGTTTGTTCCTTTCCTGATAAAAGGTTCTATTAAGGTTTTTACACTTAATGACGGACGAGAACTTATCTATTACTATATCAAGCCCAAAGACAGCTGTCTGATGACCTTTTCATCTATTCTGACAGATTATATCAGCAGAGTATATGCTGTTGCTGAAGAAGACTCTAAAGCACTCCTGATTCCCGTTTCTGTCATACATGAATGGCTCATCAGATTTCCGGAGATCAATAAAGTTTTTTACCATGAGTATGACCGTAGGTTTTCAGAAGTTATGAATATGGTGAATGATGCTGTTTTCCACCGATTAGATAAAAGAGTGCTGAACTATATTAAACAACAGATTTCATCCACAGGAAACAATCCTGTCAAGCTAACCCATCGCGAAATTGCAAGCAGTTTAGGTACTTCCAGAGAAGTTGTAAGCCGGGTTATGAAAAAAATTGAAAATGAAGGTGAAATTTTGCAGACCAAGTCAGGAATAAAAGTTCCTGTAAATGAAAATGTTAGAATAGGCTAA
- a CDS encoding DUF3467 domain-containing protein: MDNNQNPQDGNINIELNEMVAAGIYANLALVNHSPSEFVVDFIQLMPGVQQAKVRSRVILAPLHAKRVLSALQQNIANYEQQFGEIKEVEPFVLGGNNVQA; the protein is encoded by the coding sequence ATGGACAACAATCAAAATCCACAAGACGGAAACATCAACATCGAATTAAACGAAATGGTAGCTGCTGGTATCTATGCTAACTTAGCATTGGTAAACCACTCTCCATCTGAATTTGTAGTAGACTTTATTCAGTTGATGCCAGGTGTTCAGCAAGCTAAAGTAAGATCAAGAGTTATTCTTGCTCCACTTCACGCTAAAAGAGTATTAAGTGCTCTTCAGCAGAACATTGCTAACTACGAGCAGCAGTTCGGAGAAATCAAAGAAGTTGAGCCTTTCGTATTAGGAGGAAACAACGTACAAGCTTAA